In the Cyanobacteriota bacterium genome, GCCTTGGGCAAGAACCATCGCCCTTGGCAACTGTTTTTGCACCCTGCCCTTGCCGGATGGTTAATTTGGGGACTGGTGAGTTGCGGAGTCGGAAGTCCAGTAGCGATCGCCCAACCCTTACCCGCTGTGAATCAGCAAGGCTTTCCTGAACCCCAAACTACGGCTAGTGCAATGCGCCTCCTAGAGCGTGGTCTGTCAAAGGCTGTGATTAGAGACTGGCAGGGTGCGATCGATGACTATACCCTAGCGATTCGCCAAGACCCAACCCTAGTTGCTGCCTATGTGAATCGGGGTATTGCCTATCGTCAATTGGGGCAATCTCAACAGGCCATTGCTGACTATACCCAAGCCATTCGCCTTAACCCCAACAATGCTGAAGTGTTCAACAACCGGGCGATCGCTCACCTCAGCATGGGCCAGCGCCAGATGGCACTCTCTGACTTTACCACAGCAATCAACCTCAACCCCAACTATGCAAAGGCTTTCTATGGGCGGGGTACCGTTCGCCGACAACTTAACGATCACCAGGGGGCAATGGCAGACTTTAACCAAGCAATTCAGCTAGACCCCACCTATGCCGATGCCTACTATGGGCGGGGACTCTATCGACAGCAACTGGGTGAACGCCGAGGCGCACTAGCAGATTTTCGCCGGGCGGCAGAGCTATACCAAGCCACAGGCAACACTCAACGGTATCAGGAAACTCTGAAGCGGGTTGAAGCAGTGCAGCGATCGCTCCAGACCCAGACACGCTAGCCGTGATCGACTAAGACAGATAGCCGCTAGCTTGACAAGTGAACATAGTGTCATAGCGATCGCCCTGCTGCATCAGTTCCTCATGGCTACCAGCCTCGACGATTTTGCCGTGTTCCAGCACAATGATGCGATCGGCTAGCTTTGCCAGAGCAAGGCAATGGCTGACGATAACGGTCATGCGCCCTTGGGCAAGGGTACAGAAAATGTAGTTTCATCGATCGCCACCGTACTCAGCAACACCGTACTCAGCAACAGCGACACCGATGGGTCTGACCCTGTGACTAGATCCATCAGCGGCAAATTGCGTAATTCCCTAGGAGCAGCTCGTAACACCATCCACAGACTGCGGCGCAGTGCCTGCATGGTTGACAGAGTTGTGGTTGCCCAGTTAGATAACCCTTGATTGACAGAAAAAGTTATTCCCAGTCTGGCCTAGGTAGCAAGGGAACTGCCAGATCAGGTTCTGATTACTCATCTAATCACTTGATCACTCAGTAGTTACTCCGCTGTTGACCGTTACCCAAATGGGTTAGTATTGTAAAGGTTCGTTACCAAGTCTTGACTAACTGTTGAAAAGATTAATGCTCTGGTTACGAGCCATCGTGCACCTTCACCGACTGTTGATTTGTTGCCGATTTGGTGCGCCTGATTATTAACCATTGCACTCCTAACGGATTCCCTTATGTCCCTTCCTATCCGTAACGTCGCCATCATCGCCCACGTTGACCACGGCAAAACTACCCTTGTGGATGCTCTCTTGAAACAGTCTGGCACCTTCCGTGAGGGGGAAGAGGTGCCTACCTGTGTAATGGACTCCAACGACCTGGAACGGGAGCGCGGTATCACGATTCTGGCTAAAAACACCGCCGTTCGGTATAAGGAAACGTTGATCAATATTATCGATACACCAGGACACGCAGATTTTGGCGGTGAAGTTGAGCGAGTGTTAGGCATGGTAGATGGCTGTATCCT is a window encoding:
- a CDS encoding tetratricopeptide repeat protein — protein: MPSQFTEILYQWTELESSDIRDGWCALGKNHRPWQLFLHPALAGWLIWGLVSCGVGSPVAIAQPLPAVNQQGFPEPQTTASAMRLLERGLSKAVIRDWQGAIDDYTLAIRQDPTLVAAYVNRGIAYRQLGQSQQAIADYTQAIRLNPNNAEVFNNRAIAHLSMGQRQMALSDFTTAINLNPNYAKAFYGRGTVRRQLNDHQGAMADFNQAIQLDPTYADAYYGRGLYRQQLGERRGALADFRRAAELYQATGNTQRYQETLKRVEAVQRSLQTQTR